Below is a genomic region from Medicago truncatula cultivar Jemalong A17 chromosome 3, MtrunA17r5.0-ANR, whole genome shotgun sequence.
AGTTAATtctcaaatatttcaattccaTAAAAACCTTTCATTTTTTAACACTATTTCAGTGAAATAATTGGTTGGAATCAAATACATGTCATCTTTTCTTATAACAGAAGCTCCAAATAGCTCAGTCATATCCAAATCCTCACATTTCATTCCACCAGGAAGCTTCCAATCAAAGTGAGACAATAAGAAAGCAAGTGTCAGTTCAACATTTGCCATACCATAGTTAATGCCTGGACAAATTCTTCTTCCAGCACCAAATGGAATGTACTCAAAATTTGTTCCTTTGAAATCAAGAGAACTATCAATAAATCTTTCAGGATAAAACTTATCTGGATCAGTCCAATATTTTGGATCCCTTCCAATTGCCCAAGCATTGATTATCACCCTACTTTTGATTGGTATGTGATAACCATCAATCTCACAAGCTTGTCCACACACCCTTGGTACTAAAAGAGGACCAGGAGGGTGCATTCTTAAGACCTCTTTGATGATTACTTTCAAGTATTTTAACTCAGAAATTAAGGTTTCATCAAATTTTCCTCTTTTATATAATAACACTCTTACTTCAGCTTGTGCTTTCTTCAATACTCTTTGATCCTTCATCATCTCAGCCATAGCCCAGTTTATTGTCGTTGCTGCAGTGTCACTTCCAGCGGTGAAGATATCCTGAAAATTATAAATCTTTAGAACTGCTACCCGATTCAAAagtataaaaaacaataaatgcaAACAATGAAAACACGATTTTTGGTTACGAAGTTTGACCGATTTGCCTACTTCTCCGATGGCAGATCGGATACAGTTCCTTTGTATTATCAGTGACTATGGGTAATACTTAACAAAACCATATCAAGTTAAATTGGTGAAAACTTCTAATATATCTACACCACCAACAAAAAATGTGCTACTCAATTTCCAACTAGTCATGGTTTTAAATTATGGTCCGCATCTATAATTGCGGCCACAACATAAAGATTTTTGAGGTCTTCATAGTAGTaccacaattttaatttttaccaTACCAGTCACATTTTCTTGCAGAATAAAGGTTCACAGTATAACCTCAACCGCAACAGAaactgcaatttaaaaccatgccTACTACCATAGGGCTAAACAAATATAAACCATTAATGAAATGTTCTCACCTGAGAACATAATTATTCACATGCATATgcttttgaaagataataaatatGCTTACAAAGATTATAGCTTTGATATTGTTCTTAGTTAAGCAAAAATCCAGATTATTGTCGCTACCATCCTCAAATTTCAAGAGAATATCAGTCAAATCTTCCCCTCCTACTAGACCTTCTTTATCTCCTGAATTTTTCTCTTTATGGTCATTGATGATCATCTCAAGTATTCTATCAACTTTTTGATGCAGCTTCTCAAGCTTAGGCCTCCTTCCAGTGAAGTTTTGAAGCCATTTCGCTGAAGGAAACAAGTCTCCGATGTAGAAACCTCCTGCTATCTGCAACATGTATCTTACTGCCGATATAAACTCATCTTGTTCTTTGTACTTTTTGCCGAATGCAGCCCTTGAAGTGATAGAAAACATCATTGACATAACTTGTTGAGAAAGATTGACGACTCTTCCTTCATCGGAAGCAATCCTACTGACAAGATTTTTAATCTCTTGTTCTCTAATTGGCCAAAGAGACTGAACACGTTTTATACTTAAAAGTTCAACGGTACAAATCTTTCTAAGCTGTCTCCAATAATCACCATATGGTGAAAAAGCTATATCTGTTGAACCATAAAACATTATCTCTGAGGTTAGTGTTAAAGGCCTTGACGCAAATATAACATCATGAGTTTTCATTATTTCCTTAGCATATTCTGCTGAGGATACAATAGTAAATAAAACTTCACCAAGTTGAAGATGCATTAAAGCACCATATTTTGTTGACAATTCTCTTAATTTTCTATGTGGTGGAGAGCCAATAAGATTATGTATGTTTCCAATGATTGGTAGCTTCCATGGCCCTGGTGGTATATTTGCAATTGAGTCAATTTTCGTGATTTTCTTCCTTAATTTTAGTGTCACAATAATGGAGAGTACGAAAATGGAAAACAGGGTTAAAGTGTAAATTGTTTGAAGATCCATGTAGATAGAAAAGAAACAGGGAATATGGTGGAAcaagtgttatttttattttcttgtttagtGAAGAACATCAATTCtatgtaaacatatatatagacacatagTGGAGCATTGAAATAGATGTGTCTTTGGTTGCTTGTATATATAATggaaattttatataaaacctctgaaaaaaaagttttatataaaattcacataaagtaacaatcataaaataaaaaagataaattatagtTGATATTGGACCACCTTTTCTCTCTTCAACCCTAAATGCTCTCTTATCTCTCTTCAGCCAACCCTTACACCGCCGCCCTCCTTATCCTTCTACCAAACTTTTCGACCACTATGTAGCCACAACGATGGTGATGTGATCTGCCTCCTCCGGGGGTCCGTTTCTCCAGGTGTCGTTGTCGTCCTTGGTGGTGGTACGCTCTTGTTCTTAGACCCTACATCAATGTACTTCGCATCGGTGACTGTTGGTTTGCTGAAAACGTGTTTGTGCGTGTGTTTCACCACAAAATGTGAGTTACTGAAAATCCGGCTAGGATCTCTCAATTTCGATCCGGATATGGTATCTTAAAACCACTGTCGGAGCCGTCGTGGTGGTTAGTTTCTAGGTTTACAAACTATCGCCACTTGCCTACTGGTGGAGGTTGTTTTGGTTATGTCCGAGTTTGCtcttttttaatgttgttgGGTTACGAATCCTTCAACTTTGGACTGGTTCGAACTATATGCTCGAAAGGGCTTTTGTGGTGGCTCCGGGGACTTGTTTCCGTTTTGACAGATAATTTCAACTCCCACTCTTTTGATTCGGAGGAACGTGTATGATTTGGAATTGAACGCTCAGATACTATTGCAATTCAATCTGTGTTGTGGTTTGTGTGCTGACGTCGTGTTCTATATTGCAGATGGTTTGGCTCGAAAGGAAAATTATAGCTTGTTGTGGTTTTGCAGGAATTTGATTGATATTGAATCGCTTTTATGCTGGAAGACGATTCATACGCTGGTTTAGTTTGTCCATTCACTATGTTTGATTTAGACTGTGAGACTCGAAAGGGTTGTTTAGCTTGCTGCCTTTTGCTGCAGGGAGTTTATGGTACATGGACTCGCTTCCGTTTTGACGAACGGCCTAATTACCGCACTAATACCTTTGATTAATTTTAGGATTAATTAGAAGATGATCCACTTGTGTtgtgttttttccttttgtggTCGACTTGCACTTTTGTGTGGATTTACTGGTTTAAGTTTATGTCCCctattttttccctttttattcaataataaatatgaacatttgataaaatattagaGTTGAATAGCAACTTAATTGGGAAATCActcttttttatgtcatttgctCTTgtctttgaaaaataataatgagtacatatatattatttaaaccgGTTGTCAAATTCGTAAATTATGAGACCTGCCCTGTATTATTTTAAGCTAGATGATTTAGGTCAAATACTATTGACAAAGATTGCTTCCCAAAGAAGAGTAATAAAatataggcaaaattacacaattagtcccttaactttattttaggtaacatttttgtcatttatcttttttttgtcacgatttagtcctttatgttataaaatgacaatatcttattattttttatgagatttttttcaaagaaatttgattttctaggcttgtatgatgaagatttacgtttgcctacgagtttgatgaattttttttggagtttttgattatttttttcataaaaaaggataactttgttgttattttataacataaaggactaaatcgtaacaaaaaaaaaataaaggacgaaagtgttacctaaaataaagttaagggactaattgtgtaattttgtctaaaatataagtaataaTATTTTCAGATGGTTTTGATGCTCTTGTTTTGGAAAGTGAGCTGTTGTCCCACCATGTGTTTGAGCAAGTAGCATCACCTTGATTGCATCTCCaattaaatatcattttcaatttgGTTTACTAAagatttttatggaaaaaaaatcttttaaaaccTCTTATATAACGGCAGCCTGTcctatacattttttaataaacagatGTAAAAGGTATAGGTCATGCATTAAAAACAAACATTACACAGAGCAGAATAACATTAAGAAATGATGTTTGCACCAAAAGAAATAATTATGTAGGATGGAAAACCTGATCAACTAAGACCCCAATCAAACCatcataatttattaatatttctttgacttaacataaaaattgcaatgtttacttaaaaaaaataaattttatttatataattagtaatcattttattttacttttctcaTTGTAACTTATGTACTTGTTTCTATAGTATAAAATGTTTTAAGTGTTTGAACAAGATTTTGTTACATAAAACGAGTTCTTAATTCTTAGAAATATTAGCCCAATTGAACTAAAAATGCTCAGTgtataaacataactaaaaatgataataaacaaacattcatattaaaatttttTGTATCGTAAGTGACGATTACATATTTTTTCCGCACAAATTAGATAGAATATGGCTAAACATCATTAGTACTATCCAAAGAGAACATCATaagtactataaaaaaaaacacctttGTCTAATGTTGACTACTTAATAGTTAACACTAATTTATATCGAAAATAAACAGTTTTTTTCCCAATTAGAGAGAAGAACAGAAGAAACATGGCATTAGAGAGAAAAGAAACATAGTAGAATTCAATCGGTGGTAATGGTTAGAAGAGGAAATAGCTATCGCTATGTGGTGACGAGAAACCctattttttgggttaaaagAGACAATATGTTTTTGATAGCGCTGCTAGACTTGTAGTTTTAtttcttcttattattttttttttaaaaggaaatatgTAAGACAGAAGTATTTGGTGTCGGAGTATAAGTTAGTCGTATCGGAATACAAGTTAGCCGTATCCGATACGTATCagtcatttttttcaaaaaaaaaatatattaattgtttAATTCTTCTTCAAATAATGGTGGACCGCACCTCCATGACATTGTGGCGCAAAAGTCACATACATTTGTTTGTTAAATCAAATTGTGACACTAAGGGTATCTTTGTTTTGGATGAAAGTAGTAGGAAAGATTGAAGGAGGACaaaaaatataggcttaattacttttttggtcctttaacttattttttggtttcgttttggtctcttaactattaaaagtttcgttttggtctcttaacttacttttggtttcgttttggtcccttaactattaaaagtttcgttttggtcctttaacttactttttggtttcgttttgatcccttaactcttcctccgtcaaccactttggtcttttatgttaggatgaatgtattaaagttaagggaccaaaacgaaaccaaaaaataagttaagggagcAAAACGATactaaaaattaagttaagggaccaaaacgaaacttttaatagttaagggaccaaaagaaaacctaaaaataagttatgagaccgaaacgaaacttttaattgttaaggaaccaaaacgaaaccaaaaaataagttaaggggtcaaaagagtaattaaaccaaaaatataaGGATTAACAATCTTTCCATTGTTTGGAAAATTCTTAAAAAGGGAAGGAAGGGTACTGATGGTTGGCTCCatactataaaatatttatgcTCTATTGAGGTCGGAATGCACTATTTAAGTGAAATTACATAAAagcccacaaaaaaaaatgctttgCAACGTGATATAAAGTAATGAGAATAAATTTTTATGGTCATGttctatcaaaataaaaaaaaccatacGGTTATGTAGTTTTTCGAttcttattaaaattataactttaaattgcttgaaaaaaattataactttaaatTAGTTATATATAATATCACCTTCTCATAGggatattttagtcattttattaaatataaatctttctttccttctactATCACTCAtaccaaacaaataaaaaaggtgaggcctagattaccctctcttgtttagggGGTATTTACCCTTTtaagatatcaaccaatcaaaatgtaatatacaaatgtaacattaaatgtcaaataaatgagtcaatttttgtataaaaaaaatcaattttaataaggtaacttttaattttaattttattatatttaggtatacaatcttaattaattcacACTATATGacttgtaacaattaaaatttcacatcaaattcaacccaGCATAGGTGTGTTTTGGTAACAcgaataagctagcttatagcttgttggactagcttataagcttgttttgatataataagatgtgtttggtaaaaaaaaaattcactagcttatagcgttttttgagaagctatttcaagtagcttttgagcttatagctgatactttttttatattttcttccaattttaaccctattaatttaatttaattcttttttaataaaacaacatgttcatggcttaaaaaataacggccaagttcatagcttattttttaatgaaacagCTACCACATTTTCtccattgaaaaaaaaactgtcatgctttattttattttttaatgaatgctttatatatatatatatatatatatatatatatatgtatatatatatattttaaaagaaatgctttatatttaactataactaCCCTAcggtacgttgtaaaattttatatattcttacTTGCATTTTTTTCCACCTTCCTCTTATTTTTGGAATTCATAAAAGTAGAGATCAATGAACTTTTGTcctcttttgtacaaaaaaaaaaaaagcagtgaTAAAAAATGTCGGTAACATAGTTAAccacaaattaaaatattaaaaaataaatacattagaaaaaatgtttatatatatataaacatgtccttttatacttatcagccacttcttcaactaattttaccaaacacttcaattttaataaaccatcttttcagctataagcttgTTTTTCAGCTTTCAggtagcttatagcttatttttaccaaacacaccccacatacgttcataaattttgttccattTAAAAACCTAGAACATATATAACgtgcaatttcttcttcattcttcttctcatcttgattgttcaattctctCGTTCCAAAATTGTCGTCGTTTCCAATCATCGTGAGAATCGTTGTCGTCCTTTTGATTCCAGACATTGTGAGAATTGGTGTTGTTTCCATAATCACATTAGGtacttgatttttcttcttgatttgatttttcattttcgttTCTTTCTCACTACTATTTTGACTCAATTGCAACCGTTTCACACTTATAATACGACATTTGAGACTTTCAACTTTGACATGAATTCCAATGAtgctttcatttttatttgggttttgagtttgattgagttgtttgaggctatataaaattgtattttctcACACATATTTTGCGTTTGATTAAGATAAATGGATGTTgattattagttttatttttggtaaaatattgattattaaatttacttttggaatttgttttattcaaatcattatattaattgtgttgtaattttgtttatgtttttggtgAATTTTGTGTTGTCATAATGAACATTTGTTGAGATTGTAAACATTGTGTGAGGTTGGTTAAAGCTATGGAAGTGAAGACaaagtgaaataaataaataaataataaataatgttaGTACAAACATGAATTTCATAAGGTGAGCGTTAATTCGTGAGTAATCCGTGGATATAGCTTTTGGAAACAACACCGATTCTCACAATGTCTGGAATCAAATGGACGACAACGATTCTTACGATAATTGGAAACTACGACAATTCTGGAACGAaagaattgaacaatcaagatgGCAAGaataatgaagaagaaatttcaCGTTATGTGTGTTCTAGTTTTTGGaatggaacaaaat
It encodes:
- the LOC11444853 gene encoding cytochrome P450 71D11, yielding MDLQTIYTLTLFSIFVLSIIVTLKLRKKITKIDSIANIPPGPWKLPIIGNIHNLIGSPPHRKLRELSTKYGALMHLQLGEVLFTIVSSAEYAKEIMKTHDVIFASRPLTLTSEIMFYGSTDIAFSPYGDYWRQLRKICTVELLSIKRVQSLWPIREQEIKNLVSRIASDEGRVVNLSQQVMSMMFSITSRAAFGKKYKEQDEFISAVRYMLQIAGGFYIGDLFPSAKWLQNFTGRRPKLEKLHQKVDRILEMIINDHKEKNSGDKEGLVGGEDLTDILLKFEDGSDNNLDFCLTKNNIKAIIFDIFTAGSDTAATTINWAMAEMMKDQRVLKKAQAEVRVLLYKRGKFDETLISELKYLKVIIKEVLRMHPPGPLLVPRVCGQACEIDGYHIPIKSRVIINAWAIGRDPKYWTDPDKFYPERFIDSSLDFKGTNFEYIPFGAGRRICPGINYGMANVELTLAFLLSHFDWKLPGGMKCEDLDMTELFGASVIRKDDMYLIPTNYFTEIVLKNERFLWN